The DNA region GGACTATACTAACCTGCTTGTTGGATTTTGATTTAGGCAGCTGTTGCTGCGATTTGTTGACGCCTGGGGATTTAGTTGATGCCTGTGCTCCTGCCGAGGGGGCACCTGCTGAAGAAATATACAGATGAATTTCACATTAAAACCTGAAtagcattttattttacaataatttttctattctattttttttttataatatcataCCGATAACATTTTGATTAACACTGTAATGTACCATGCAATGCCATGTAATTAGTATTACTGAAATATCTCTTCTCACATTAACcataaatcaataaacctcCTGCTTTATTTAAACTGATGAAAATCTAAAATACATCTATTACTGAAATATTGATAGCTCCTCTTCTTTATGTAAACTGATATTAATCTGCTATAAACCAGGGATTATCATAAACATACTTACCGGTACTACTTTGTGATAAACTCATTACTGACATCTGTTTGTTCAGGTCCAGCAGGTTGGAGGGCATGAACTCCGCCTGGTCCGTCTCCCCGGGGGTATAGGTGGTGCCGGAAGACAGAGGCATAGTTCCGAACACCGCCTGCCACTCCTTAGAAAAGTCATCTCCACCTGTGGAGGGAGCGTTCAGGATCTCGTTGAGAATTGTCAGGTCATCTTTGTCCGTGTCATCCTGACCCAGGGGGAGGTCATCGGCCAAAAGGTCAGAGATCACTGCAAGATACAAGATGAAAACATTCACCTCTCtgctcaatgaaaatttaccttgCATTGTCAAATGTTTCAAGTTACAAAACAATCTTTATATACCCTGGTACCATATAACATGAATTGGAGCAGGAGTGGGAATATGAGATGGAAAAGCAAGAGAAACAATGATGGGAGAATGTGCCTTTTTACCAAAACTTTCTCATGCTACTAGCCTTGTTTATACTGAAATGGGCAAAGCAACAATTGAATCATTAATTTAAGTTAATAATCAGATGTATTACTGCCTCCATCCTTGGTCCTTCCTCCCTGCCCCATTTCAAGTTCGGGAATGCCAGGATATGTAAATACTCCTAATCAAGGGGATTCCAGGTTATGCAGATAATGATTTtgtcaatacatgtagttcaaaaGATAGCAAAATATCTGTCTGTCAGACTTTAATACCAAATTTACGACCAGCATATAACTGTTATTTGGTGAGGCGTTATTGATTGGAAATCTTTGACAGGACTCACTTATCATCTGTAAAGGGATTACCTGGTGAAAATCTAGCCTAGTCAAGTGGCCCTGATAAAACACAAGTTCCTCTGTCAACAGCGACTAGCCGTTAACATGTGTACAGAAAACAACATGTGGGGCCCTATAACCAGGCCAATCAAGGCACTTCACACACAGCAGGCTGTAAACCATACTATGTACATTCAAAGATATTGGTaattcagccccccccccccccccccccccaaaaaaaaaaaaaaaccttcacaATAAATTCTTATCAATCACATtcatatgttttaatttgttatcaaatatgatcagaatacatgtatttatttaggaAATTGTGCATGCACCAACACATCTATTTAATATGGGGTGCAAATCTTCCTCTAAGTAAGAAATCAAAATGCATACAGAGTATAACTCTTAAAATCTTTAATACTTCAAAACATAAtgcgattaattttttttttcaatataaaaaccGTACAGAAGCATTAAAAGAATGAAAGATCCCTATGTGTCATCTTGCAAAGACAACTGTTCATGCTTGCCTAACTCTGCTGGTGCTTGTCATTGGTTTATAATAGGTAGGAAAAGTTTAACTTTAAAGCCTTCCCGTATTTCAGAGTattcaaacataaaatttctttaaCAGTTGTCAATAgacattttaattgaaattggtGGACGATGGTGTGCTTTCCTATGCTTTCAATGGAATATTTGTCCTCTGCATTATTGGTATGTTTTCAAAAGATTAAATACAGAACATTTGGGCGCACTTAAATCCCAAACAACAATAGTTTATACCTACATAGGGACAGATTATTCAAGGAATGGAATTGGAAACAAAATATGCTAAAACAAACCTTAGAGGGGATTGAGTTTATCCTTATTAAGTGGGTTTTTATACATCAATGTGCAAGGTTCAAATTTTAATCGCTGACTgacatgcaaatatatataacaGGGCTTCAATATTACAAGTACTATACTTGTACTGATTTTTAGTACTCAAATCAAATTTGTATGCAATCTAAAGTTTAAGACATAACAGTGTGTTgtaatatgaattatatttaaatattgttgaaaattttcgatacttaaattttaataaagatACTATAGACATTCATAATCATGGATCTTGAAAATACTACACATAAAATGTACTTCAGAATTTTCATTCtttctgattatttaaaaacaatcatGATATGTTGAGTGCTTTGCACTTCATGGTTTTTAAATCTCAAGCTGTCTGAAAATTTCTTAATGCAGTACGTATATATGACAAAAGATGTTCTTTtctcattcattttctttttcccatttccatttttgaaaagaatggtCTCCAAAtgcaacattaaaaaaagttcAATAGAAACAATTCATGCATTCAGtgaatataacattttcaaacaaaaatgttaataaaaagacTCCCTCTTTATTTGATATTAGAGAAAAATGAGCGCATTCCAAGCTTTCCACAGATAAAGGgtttcataaaaaatacatttgacaACCGTGGCAGATAACGTAACAATATCTGAACACGGATCAATAAGCCTTTTCTGTCTCCAACACAAATGTCATTTAGGGCCATCAAACGGGGCTGATCACGACCCAATCAATTGCCCGAATAAGAACCATTCCTTCCCCCTCCTTTTAAATCGATGACAGGTTTGTTCCACCAGTCTGAACATTCTGACTCCAAGGAATTCAGAAATCAGAAGGAGTAATTTAAATGCTATAGTAAgaacattaagaaaaaaaaagagtaaaTTCAATTTTAGGTAGATTTAAATGGTAGCTGCCTGGAGTACGGTAGTTTACGGATTTAGTTTGTCGGCGATCGCTGGTCTTGATCACGACGTCGTCCTAGAGCAATCGAGAGTTGTTTCAGTGGAAGCCAGTTGTCACAGTGATAGGACAACATCTATGTGGGCGATACTTTTTTCTTCCTTTGGGGGGTAGGACAGATTAGCTCATCGTCTGGGAACCCTGGGTCAATAGGAACATACCTTGACAGACAGAGCCTTTAATGTGATCATCTCACCTACAGGTAGGATTAACTCACATAGGATCAATTCCCTTTATTTATAGTAATTCAGTAAATTGTGttcataaaaatttttttatgaaaaaatttctTGGGAGCATTTTTTCTCCTAAGGAAATAGGTTAAATTCAACATCATACTTTGTAGATTAGAATATGTATGTTGAATTGCCgtagaaataaattaaaataatgtttatctGGACATTACATGGTTCACAGTTCTTGTCTGTTTGAGTTGGGAAATCAAAACCTAGaaatattaattcaaattcCTCCATCTATTTGCTCAAACCTACAATCTGcgttgcaatacatgtatacatttgaaATTTGGTTACCAAtgaatatatatacttaaacaTTTGTTAGCACAGATATTgttctaaatcaaaattaaacctAAAACAGCACTAAAACAAACAGACCAACATTTACAGATCATGTTTAATCACCGCAGAAATATTGGAAAAACTCGATAAAGCTCTAGCCCGATAACGCAAACACCCCATATAAAACACAGGGACTCTTTAATTGCTTCGCTTGTTAGGACTCTCTAGAAATGGGAATTGACTTGGTGCaggggaaaaaaaataacagtgcCATTGTTAACAACCTCTTTGATTAAATAATCAATCTAATACCGGTATTCAAATCTATGTTGCTAATTTCAAGTCATAAAGTACAAGCTGAGCCAATAACAATTCTGGGGTTTATTGATGGAAGTTAATTTCGGGCTGAAGTCACAGCTGAATATTGTTTTCACAccagataaaaaaaagataaagctgttcatttattgaaaatttcaacaGGTAGTGAGGCCATTTCGTTGCTACCTAGAATACCTGTTGCATGTATACCACTAGATAAATGATCtcatataccagtacatgtatagtagATATGAATTAATATTAAAGTTTGTGCCTATATCAAAGCTGCAAATATTTTCTCTTGTGCATATCAcactttatctttaaatatttgaattccaAGAATAAATCACCCAGGAATAATTCATggaaaattgattttgaaaaatgaagaaaaaaattgatttggcaaaatgaagaaaaaaattgagaacCAAATTTAATGACTCATAATTTTTCCATTTACAGCACAGAATGGATGTAGAGGAAACTCTTGCTGAGCTGGTAGAATCAAACTTCCTGAAGTGTTCCAGCTGTTGCCATGACTACCAGAATCCTCGACTGCTGCCATGTCTTCATAGTCTGTGTGCAGAGTGCATTCAGAAACTTCCACACCAAATAAGCTCTCAGTCAGAAAACCAGGAATCTAAAGATAACATTCCAAATGGAAAAGTGCTGGAGCAGTTTGCCTGTCCGATCTGCCTGTCTTCCATATTTCTCCCAGATGGAGGAGAGAGTGCTTTTCAAAGCAATGCATTTCTATTTGACTTGTGTAAACTTTATAAGTACAAACATGATTCTGGCAGACACTGTGACTACTGCCAGTATGCAGGTAAAACTGTGGATGCTGTGTCCTTGTGTCTGAACTGTCATGATGACATGTGCGGGAATTGTCATGAAGCTCATCAGAAGACAAAGATTACAAGGACCCACCAAGTTGTGCCATATGAGCAGGTTAAAAATGGTCTCTATGATCATGACATCAGACAAAACCAGAAACTGAAGTGTGAGGAACATGAAGATAGTTACCTAACATCTTTCTGCACTGACTGTGAAATGCTTCTTTGCCCGGAGTGCCAAACGTCTGCACATGTTAGTCACAATATTGTTGACTTTGAAAATGCATTGCCAAAATATTCTAAACAAATCAAAGGGCTGATTTCCAGCATCAAGACTCGTCTTCCTTCCATACAGAACTACTGTGAATTTCTAGAGAAGTACTCTGAGAATCTGGATCAGACTAAGGAACAGTTACTGACAGACACCCAATCACAGGCAGAGAGCCTCCACCGAATGATTGACGAGTGCAAGGACAAGCTCCAGCAGGAGATCAAAGAGTCGTGTGAAGCGGAGATGAATCAAGCCAAAGAAAAGCTGAAGAATCTACAGATTGCCTCTACCTCTCTTCATAACAATGCTCATTTTCTGAACCAGCTAATGGCTCACGGAAAGCCGGAGGAAGTTCTGGTCATGCACCGAGAAATCACATCCAGACTCACTCAACTCATCAAAATGCAAATGGATGGTCTAACTGCTAAACTCAGGATTGGGTTCATTCCAGGTGCCAATACGGAGCAGAATGTCCAGACCTTGCTAGGCAAGCTCTCAAATGACATGATTCCTGTTGGCAAAAGTGAGTCAAATCAGTTAGCTGGGAGTGAGTTAAGAATAACCTCAGTTTTACCCAATGTCAAGAGCACACCAGAGTTTCTACTTTCCTTTGATTCTGAAGGAACTGATGAGAGCCGGGATATCTGGCCAACTGGGATGGCTATCACAAAGAAAGACAATGTTGTCATAGTGGATCGAGACAACAAAAAGATCAAGGTCTTCGACTCGGTAGGGAAACTACTGAAAGAGTTCACAGGACAAAATGACAACAAAATAGGAATTCCATTTGATGTCACAGTTCTTGAAAATGATACAATTGCCTTAACAGACTATGAGAAAGAAAATGTCAAAGTCTTTACCCAAGAAGGAAACCACCTTCTCACTATATCAGGATTCTTTAAGCATCCTCGCGGGATTACAACAAACAGCAAAGGGGAAATTCTGGTAGTTGACTGTCGACAACAGAGGATCACAGTTCATGATCCCAAAAATGGGAACTTGATCAAAACAATAGATGGCCTGGACAAGAAAGGAAACCGAATTCTGGTAGACCCTTACTACATCACCACCACTCATGAAGACAACATCTTAGTTACCGACACTGCCGCTCcaaatattaaagttttcaaCATGGAAGGTCGATTGATTGCAGAGTATGGAACCTATGGCGTCAAAGAGCAGCAGATTTTGCAGCCATTTGGGATTTGTGTGGACGACTATGGGTATATCTTTGTTGCAGACAATCAAAATCATCGCATCCATCTTCTGAATCCTGATGgaaaactcaacaaatttttactgACCAAGAGTAACAGTATATGGCACCCCATGGCTGTTAATATATCGAAGAAGGGATTTTTCCTGGTGTCAGAGGCATTAGGAAAAGTTAGACTTTACAAGTATTTATAGTGAACTTTTGGACTGTTTTCCCCCAAAATATGTACACGCATTTA from Crassostrea angulata isolate pt1a10 chromosome 7, ASM2561291v2, whole genome shotgun sequence includes:
- the LOC128192729 gene encoding tripartite motif-containing protein 2-like yields the protein MDVEETLAELVESNFLKCSSCCHDYQNPRLLPCLHSLCAECIQKLPHQISSQSENQESKDNIPNGKVLEQFACPICLSSIFLPDGGESAFQSNAFLFDLCKLYKYKHDSGRHCDYCQYAGKTVDAVSLCLNCHDDMCGNCHEAHQKTKITRTHQVVPYEQVKNGLYDHDIRQNQKLKCEEHEDSYLTSFCTDCEMLLCPECQTSAHVSHNIVDFENALPKYSKQIKGLISSIKTRLPSIQNYCEFLEKYSENLDQTKEQLLTDTQSQAESLHRMIDECKDKLQQEIKESCEAEMNQAKEKLKNLQIASTSLHNNAHFLNQLMAHGKPEEVLVMHREITSRLTQLIKMQMDGLTAKLRIGFIPGANTEQNVQTLLGKLSNDMIPVGKSESNQLAGSELRITSVLPNVKSTPEFLLSFDSEGTDESRDIWPTGMAITKKDNVVIVDRDNKKIKVFDSVGKLLKEFTGQNDNKIGIPFDVTVLENDTIALTDYEKENVKVFTQEGNHLLTISGFFKHPRGITTNSKGEILVVDCRQQRITVHDPKNGNLIKTIDGLDKKGNRILVDPYYITTTHEDNILVTDTAAPNIKVFNMEGRLIAEYGTYGVKEQQILQPFGICVDDYGYIFVADNQNHRIHLLNPDGKLNKFLLTKSNSIWHPMAVNISKKGFFLVSEALGKVRLYKYL